Proteins found in one Gordonia sp. PDNC005 genomic segment:
- a CDS encoding CoA ester lyase, translated as MYDTEPFHEPDPADVGSRIDPVLARSWLLVNGAQHDRFEAAARSRADIVVLDIEDAVAPKDKDSARANVVRWMEDGHSDWVRINGFGTPWWAADIEALAPTSIGGVMLAMVESVDHVTETAKRLPNVPVVALVETARGLERITEIASAKGTFRLAFGIGDFRRDTGFGESPMTLAYARSRFTIAAKAANLPSAIDGPTVGSNPHKLSDATAVSSEFGMTGKICLTPDQCAAVNEGLSPSLDDINWAREFFTEFQADGGEIRNGSDLPRIARATKILDLARAYQIVPNDYGISDHSPAPTDTYHF; from the coding sequence ATGTACGACACCGAACCTTTCCACGAGCCCGATCCCGCCGACGTCGGATCCCGGATCGATCCGGTACTGGCGCGCAGCTGGCTGCTCGTGAACGGCGCCCAGCACGATCGATTCGAGGCCGCGGCTCGCTCGCGGGCCGACATCGTCGTCCTGGACATCGAGGACGCGGTGGCACCGAAGGACAAGGACAGCGCCCGCGCGAACGTCGTGCGCTGGATGGAGGACGGCCATTCGGACTGGGTCCGCATCAACGGATTCGGCACCCCGTGGTGGGCCGCCGACATCGAGGCACTGGCGCCGACGTCGATCGGCGGTGTGATGCTGGCGATGGTCGAGTCCGTCGATCACGTGACGGAGACGGCGAAGCGGCTGCCGAACGTCCCCGTCGTCGCACTGGTCGAGACCGCACGTGGCCTGGAGCGGATCACCGAGATCGCGTCGGCCAAGGGCACGTTCCGCCTGGCGTTCGGCATCGGCGACTTCCGCCGCGACACCGGCTTCGGCGAGAGCCCGATGACCCTCGCCTACGCGCGTTCACGATTCACGATCGCAGCGAAGGCCGCGAACCTGCCGTCGGCCATCGACGGCCCGACCGTGGGTTCCAACCCGCACAAGCTGAGTGACGCCACCGCGGTGAGCTCCGAATTCGGCATGACCGGCAAGATCTGCCTCACCCCCGACCAGTGTGCGGCAGTCAACGAGGGCCTGTCGCCGTCGTTGGACGACATCAATTGGGCACGAGAGTTCTTCACCGAGTTCCAGGCCGACGGCGGTGAGATCCGCAATGGTTCGGACCTGCCGCGCATCGCACGCGCGACGAAGATCCTCGACCTGGCACGCGCTTACCAGATCGTGCCGAACGACTACGGAATCTCGGATCATTCCCCCGCACCGACAGACACCTACCACT
- a CDS encoding polysaccharide biosynthesis protein, which translates to MKSTLSPPGTLVGMVRAVGAVTAGTLLANLLAYLVQVPASRALGTDGFGEYSVLSAAMLILSVPALALQAIVAREVVAGTSRRRLRRLIRSVAAAVATGSVLGVAVMMQLAHTSLASTTAALLAAAPLAVIAGGQGLLQGTGRFGALGGVLAGVGVLRTVPVVAAVYGGLGPTGALAAGTAGTAVAAAMVAGVAARDGYRSDTSDRARVSLTDVLAASGVQFVMIVAVSVDLLLSRAVLSPSDAGVYALGAVATKAAFWLPQAIGVVVYPRLADPIRSSDALRRALVVLACIGVCVIGGAALAGPLVPTIVSDDFRSVSTLMWLFALTGALLAVLQLMLLAAIARNRARGALPAFCVLVVEVILIVTVADSVTTLAVIAAFSAAAAVAVTGVWLRFAV; encoded by the coding sequence ATGAAGTCTACCCTCAGCCCGCCCGGCACACTGGTGGGCATGGTGCGGGCGGTCGGGGCGGTGACAGCGGGGACGCTGCTCGCGAATCTCCTGGCCTACCTCGTGCAGGTGCCCGCGAGTCGCGCGCTCGGCACCGACGGTTTCGGCGAGTACTCGGTCCTGAGCGCGGCGATGCTGATTCTCTCGGTACCGGCGCTCGCTCTGCAGGCGATCGTCGCTCGCGAGGTTGTCGCCGGGACGTCTCGGCGACGGTTGCGGCGACTGATCAGAAGCGTCGCCGCGGCGGTCGCTACGGGGTCGGTCCTCGGCGTCGCCGTCATGATGCAACTCGCACACACGTCGCTCGCGTCGACCACCGCGGCCTTGCTGGCTGCGGCACCGCTCGCGGTCATCGCGGGAGGCCAGGGACTTCTGCAGGGGACCGGGCGGTTCGGGGCCCTCGGCGGCGTGCTTGCCGGAGTGGGCGTGCTGAGGACCGTGCCCGTGGTGGCGGCCGTGTACGGAGGCCTCGGCCCGACCGGAGCACTCGCCGCCGGAACCGCGGGAACCGCGGTGGCCGCCGCGATGGTCGCCGGCGTCGCCGCACGAGACGGGTACCGCTCCGACACGTCGGACCGGGCCCGAGTGTCGCTCACCGACGTGTTGGCCGCGTCCGGAGTCCAATTCGTCATGATCGTCGCCGTGTCCGTCGACCTGTTGCTGTCACGCGCGGTGCTCTCCCCGTCGGACGCGGGCGTCTACGCGCTCGGCGCGGTCGCGACAAAGGCGGCGTTCTGGCTGCCCCAGGCGATCGGGGTGGTGGTGTATCCGCGGCTCGCCGATCCGATTCGCTCGTCCGACGCCCTGCGCCGGGCGCTCGTCGTCCTCGCCTGCATCGGAGTATGTGTCATCGGCGGCGCGGCGCTCGCCGGTCCTCTCGTCCCCACGATCGTCTCCGACGACTTCCGGTCGGTGTCGACACTCATGTGGCTGTTCGCCCTCACCGGAGCTCTGCTCGCGGTCCTCCAACTGATGTTGCTTGCGGCGATCGCCCGCAACCGTGCGCGCGGCGCGTTGCCCGCATTCTGCGTCCTCGTCGTCGAAGTGATCCTCATCGTGACCGTCGCCGACTCGGTCACCACGCTTGCAGTGATCGCCGCATTCTCCGCGGCGGCCGCGGTCGCAGTCACCGGCGTGTGGCTCCGCTTCGCGGTGTAG